In Kryptolebias marmoratus isolate JLee-2015 linkage group LG22, ASM164957v2, whole genome shotgun sequence, a single window of DNA contains:
- the tspan14 gene encoding tetraspanin-14 isoform X1, giving the protein MYYYRYENAEVSCCYKYLMFSYNIIFWLAGAAFIAAGFWAWSEKGVLLDLTQVTRLHGFDPVWLVLVVGGFTFTLGFAGCVGALRENICLLKFFSGVIGLIFFLELTAAVLAVVFQSQVRAWINEFFLQNIKAYRDDIDLQNLIDSLQTMNECCGAEKPDDWNLNVYFSCNDTHRSRERCGVPFSCCIADPAETVVNTQCGYDVRNKPPKEWDSHIYTKGCIVALEDWLPKNLYTIAIVFVVISLLQMVGIYLARTLISDIEKVKLSY; this is encoded by the exons ATGTACTATTATCGCTATGAGAACGCTGAGGTCAGCTGCTGCTACAAGTACCTGATGTTCAGCTACAACATCATATTCTGG CTGGCGGGAGCAGCCTTTATTGCTGCTGGTTTCTGGGCCTGGAGTGAGAAG GGAGTCCTGTTGGACCTGACCCAGGTGACCCGGCTGCATGGTTTCGACCCAGTCTGGTTGGTCCTGGTTGTGGGCGGCTTCACCTTTACCCTGGGCTTTGCAGGCTGTGTCGGAGCGCTGAGAGAAAACATCTGTCTGCTTAAATTT TTTTCAGGCGTCATCGGCTTGATCTTCTTTCTGGAGCTGACGGCGGCGGTTCTAGCTGTGGTGTTCCAGAGTCAGGTCCGAGCGTGGATCAATGAGTTCTTCTTGCAGAACATCAAGGCGTACAGAGACGACATTGACCTGCAGAACCTCATCGACTCTCTGCAGACCATG AACGAATGCTGCGGTGCTGAGAAACCGGATGACTGGAATCTGAACGTTTACTTCAGCTGTAATGACACTCATCGCAGCAGAGAGAGGTGTGGCGTTCCCTTTTCCTGCTGCATAGCTGATCCCGCT GAAACTGTGGTGAACACTCAGTGTGGCTACGATGTGAGAAACAAACCACCG AAGGAGTGGGACAGTCACATCTACACCAAAGGTTGCATCGTGGCGTTGGAGGACTGGTTACCTAAGAACCTGTACACGATAGCTATCGTGTTTGTGGTCATCTCACTGCTGCAG ATGGTGGGGATCTACCTGGCCAGAACTTTGATCTCTGACATAGAGAAGGTGAAATTAAGCTACTGA
- the tspan14 gene encoding tetraspanin-14 isoform X2 has translation MYYYRYENAEVSCCYKYLMFSYNIIFWLAGAAFIAAGFWAWSEKGVLLDLTQVTRLHGFDPVWLVLVVGGFTFTLGFAGCVGALRENICLLKFFSGVIGLIFFLELTAAVLAVVFQSQVRAWINEFFLQNIKAYRDDIDLQNLIDSLQTMNECCGAEKPDDWNLNVYFSCNDTHRSRERCGVPFSCCIADPAETVVNTQCGYDVRNKPPEWDSHIYTKGCIVALEDWLPKNLYTIAIVFVVISLLQMVGIYLARTLISDIEKVKLSY, from the exons ATGTACTATTATCGCTATGAGAACGCTGAGGTCAGCTGCTGCTACAAGTACCTGATGTTCAGCTACAACATCATATTCTGG CTGGCGGGAGCAGCCTTTATTGCTGCTGGTTTCTGGGCCTGGAGTGAGAAG GGAGTCCTGTTGGACCTGACCCAGGTGACCCGGCTGCATGGTTTCGACCCAGTCTGGTTGGTCCTGGTTGTGGGCGGCTTCACCTTTACCCTGGGCTTTGCAGGCTGTGTCGGAGCGCTGAGAGAAAACATCTGTCTGCTTAAATTT TTTTCAGGCGTCATCGGCTTGATCTTCTTTCTGGAGCTGACGGCGGCGGTTCTAGCTGTGGTGTTCCAGAGTCAGGTCCGAGCGTGGATCAATGAGTTCTTCTTGCAGAACATCAAGGCGTACAGAGACGACATTGACCTGCAGAACCTCATCGACTCTCTGCAGACCATG AACGAATGCTGCGGTGCTGAGAAACCGGATGACTGGAATCTGAACGTTTACTTCAGCTGTAATGACACTCATCGCAGCAGAGAGAGGTGTGGCGTTCCCTTTTCCTGCTGCATAGCTGATCCCGCT GAAACTGTGGTGAACACTCAGTGTGGCTACGATGTGAGAAACAAACCACCG GAGTGGGACAGTCACATCTACACCAAAGGTTGCATCGTGGCGTTGGAGGACTGGTTACCTAAGAACCTGTACACGATAGCTATCGTGTTTGTGGTCATCTCACTGCTGCAG ATGGTGGGGATCTACCTGGCCAGAACTTTGATCTCTGACATAGAGAAGGTGAAATTAAGCTACTGA